One genomic window of Pseudomonas aeruginosa includes the following:
- the pscB gene encoding YscB family type III secretion system chaperone PscB — protein MDHLLSGLATRLGQGPFVADRTGSYHLRIDGQSVLLLRQGDDLLLESPLEHAPLDPQRDQLGLLRALLSRVASWSRRYPQAIVLDADGRLLLQARLGLDGLDPERLERALAAQVGLLEALAPELEPLPRGLPPQAPVWRP, from the coding sequence ATGGATCATCTGTTGAGCGGATTGGCCACTCGCCTGGGCCAAGGGCCCTTTGTTGCCGATCGGACGGGTTCGTACCACCTGCGCATCGACGGACAGAGCGTCCTGTTGCTGCGCCAGGGCGACGACCTGCTGCTGGAAAGCCCGCTGGAGCACGCCCCCCTGGACCCGCAGCGCGACCAGCTGGGGTTGCTGCGGGCGCTGTTGTCGCGGGTCGCCAGTTGGAGCCGGCGCTATCCCCAGGCCATCGTCCTGGACGCGGACGGGCGCCTGCTGTTGCAGGCGCGGCTGGGCCTCGACGGCCTCGATCCCGAGCGACTCGAACGGGCCCTGGCCGCCCAGGTGGGGCTGCTCGAGGCGCTGGCGCCGGAGCTGGAGCCGCTGCCCCGCGGGTTGCCGCCGCAGGCTCCGGTGTGGCGTCCCTGA
- the exsD gene encoding T3SS regulon anti-activator ExsD, translating to MEQEDDKQYSREAVFAGRRVSVVGSDARSRGRVPGYASSSLYRESGIISARQLALLQRMLPRLRLEQLFRCEWLQQRLARGLALGREEVRQILLCAAQDDDGWCAELGDRVNLAVPQSMIDWVLLPVYGWWESLLDQAIPGWRLSLVELETQSRQLRVKSEFWSRVAELEPEQAREELARVAKCQARTQEQVAELAGKLETASALAKSAWPNWQRGMATLLASGGLAGFEPIPEVLECLWQPLCRLDDDVGAADAVQAWLHERNLCQAQDHFYWQS from the coding sequence ATGGAGCAGGAAGACGATAAGCAATACTCCCGAGAAGCGGTGTTCGCTGGCAGGCGGGTATCCGTGGTGGGCTCGGACGCCCGCTCGCGGGGTCGGGTGCCGGGTTACGCATCGAGCAGTTTGTATCGTGAGTCCGGAATCATCAGTGCGCGGCAACTGGCGTTGCTGCAGCGGATGCTGCCGCGCCTGCGGCTGGAGCAACTGTTCCGCTGCGAGTGGTTGCAGCAGCGCCTGGCGCGCGGCCTGGCGCTGGGGCGCGAAGAGGTGCGGCAGATTCTCCTCTGCGCGGCGCAGGACGACGACGGCTGGTGCGCCGAACTGGGCGACCGGGTCAACCTCGCCGTGCCGCAGTCGATGATCGATTGGGTCCTGCTGCCGGTCTATGGCTGGTGGGAAAGCCTGCTCGACCAGGCGATCCCCGGCTGGCGCCTGTCGCTGGTGGAGCTGGAGACCCAGTCCCGGCAACTGCGAGTCAAGTCCGAATTCTGGTCCCGCGTGGCCGAGCTGGAGCCGGAGCAGGCCCGCGAGGAACTGGCCAGGGTCGCCAAGTGCCAGGCGCGCACCCAGGAACAGGTGGCCGAACTGGCCGGCAAGCTGGAGACGGCTTCGGCACTGGCGAAGAGCGCCTGGCCGAACTGGCAGCGGGGCATGGCGACGCTGCTCGCCAGCGGCGGGCTGGCCGGCTTCGAGCCGATCCCCGAGGTCCTCGAATGCCTCTGGCAACCTCTCTGCCGGCTGGACGACGACGTCGGCGCGGCGGACGCCGTCCAGGCCTGGCTGCACGAACGCAACCTGTGCCAGGCACAGGATCACTTCTACTGGCAGAGCTGA
- the exsA gene encoding T3SS regulon transcriptional activator ExsA: MQGAKSLGRKQITSCHWNIPTFEYRVNKEEGVYVLLEGELTVQDIDSTFCLAPGELLFVRRGSYVVSTKGKDSRILWIPLSAQFLQGFVQRFGALLSEVERCDEPVPGIIAFAATPLLAGCVKGLKELLVHEHPPMLACLKIEELLMLFAFSPQGPLLMSVLRQLSNRHVERLQLFMEKHYLNEWKLSDFSREFGMGLTTFKELFGSVYGVSPRAWISERRILYAHQLLLNSDMSIVDIAMEAGFSSQSYFTQSYRRRFGCTPSRSRQGKDECRAKNN, translated from the coding sequence ATGCAAGGAGCCAAATCTCTTGGCCGAAAGCAGATAACGTCTTGTCATTGGAACATTCCAACTTTCGAATACAGGGTAAACAAGGAAGAGGGCGTATATGTTCTGCTCGAGGGCGAACTGACCGTCCAGGACATCGATTCCACTTTTTGCCTGGCGCCTGGCGAGTTGCTTTTCGTCCGCCGCGGAAGCTATGTCGTAAGTACCAAGGGAAAGGACAGCCGAATACTCTGGATTCCATTATCTGCCCAGTTTCTACAAGGCTTCGTCCAGCGCTTCGGCGCGCTGTTGAGTGAAGTCGAGCGTTGCGACGAGCCCGTGCCGGGCATCATCGCGTTCGCTGCCACGCCTCTGCTGGCCGGTTGCGTCAAGGGGTTGAAGGAATTGCTTGTGCATGAGCATCCGCCGATGCTCGCCTGCCTGAAGATCGAGGAGTTGCTGATGCTCTTCGCGTTCAGTCCGCAGGGGCCGCTGCTGATGTCGGTCCTGCGGCAACTGAGCAACCGGCATGTCGAGCGTCTGCAGCTATTCATGGAGAAGCACTACCTCAACGAGTGGAAGCTGTCCGACTTCTCCCGCGAGTTCGGCATGGGGCTGACCACCTTCAAGGAGCTGTTCGGCAGTGTCTATGGGGTTTCGCCGCGCGCCTGGATCAGCGAGCGGAGAATCCTCTATGCCCATCAGTTGCTGCTCAACAGCGACATGAGCATCGTCGACATCGCCATGGAGGCGGGCTTTTCCAGTCAGTCCTATTTCACCCAGAGCTATCGCCGCCGTTTCGGCTGCACACCGAGCCGCTCGCGGCAGGGGAAGGACGAATGCCGGGCTAAAAATAACTGA
- the exsB gene encoding YscW family type III secretion system pilotin ExsB, translating to MLLPLALLLGGCVSQPAPMSPKVTVGGSVGGVSLQARQAQLRLRLYAVVQGRMQTIAERRYRVSGLPLRYAFDLEVDRLEGEALYLRTELSWVGVAAVQASAWQQVAAGVDERVRLVRRDCFPNCTAARPEERSGND from the coding sequence ATGCTGTTGCCGCTGGCGTTGCTGCTCGGCGGTTGCGTCAGCCAGCCCGCGCCGATGTCGCCGAAGGTGACGGTGGGCGGTTCGGTGGGCGGCGTTTCCCTGCAGGCGCGCCAGGCGCAACTCAGGCTGCGCCTGTATGCCGTCGTTCAGGGAAGGATGCAAACGATTGCCGAGCGGCGCTACCGGGTGTCCGGGTTGCCGTTGCGCTATGCCTTCGATCTGGAGGTCGACAGGTTGGAGGGCGAGGCATTGTACCTGCGTACCGAGCTTTCCTGGGTGGGCGTCGCGGCGGTCCAGGCGAGTGCCTGGCAACAGGTGGCGGCGGGCGTCGATGAGCGGGTCCGGCTGGTTCGGCGCGACTGTTTTCCGAATTGTACGGCCGCTCGCCCGGAAGAAAGATCTGGCAACGATTGA
- the exsE gene encoding T3SS regulon translocated regulator ExsE yields the protein MKIESISPVQPSQDAGAEAVGHFEGRSVTRAAVRGEDRSSVAGLARWLARNVAGDPRSEQALQRLADGDGTPLEARTVRRR from the coding sequence ATGAAAATCGAATCGATTTCGCCGGTGCAGCCGTCCCAAGACGCTGGAGCCGAGGCGGTGGGGCATTTCGAGGGGCGTTCGGTGACCCGCGCGGCCGTTCGCGGCGAGGACCGTTCCAGCGTGGCCGGGCTGGCGCGCTGGCTGGCGCGCAACGTGGCTGGCGATCCGCGTAGTGAGCAGGCCTTGCAGCGTCTCGCCGACGGTGACGGCACGCCGCTGGAGGCGCGCACGGTCCGGCGCAGGTGA
- the exsC gene encoding type III secretion system regulatory chaperone ExsC produces MDLTSKVNRLLAEFAGRIGLPSLSLDEEGMASLLFDEQVGVTLLLLAERERLLLEADVVGIDVLGEGIFRQLASFNRHWHRFDLHFGFDELTGKVQLYAQILAAQLTLECFEATLANLLDHAEFWQRLLPCDSDREAVAAVGMRV; encoded by the coding sequence ATGGATTTAACGAGCAAGGTCAACCGACTGCTTGCCGAGTTCGCAGGCCGTATCGGTTTGCCTTCCCTGTCCCTCGACGAGGAGGGCATGGCGAGCCTGCTGTTCGACGAACAGGTGGGCGTCACCCTGTTGCTGCTCGCCGAGCGCGAGCGTCTGTTGCTGGAGGCCGATGTGGTGGGCATCGATGTGCTGGGCGAGGGGATCTTTCGCCAGCTCGCCAGCTTCAACCGCCATTGGCACCGTTTCGATCTGCATTTCGGCTTCGACGAGCTGACCGGCAAGGTCCAGTTGTATGCGCAGATTCTCGCAGCGCAACTGACCCTCGAATGCTTCGAGGCGACCCTGGCCAACCTGCTCGATCACGCCGAGTTCTGGCAGCGCCTGCTGCCGTGCGACAGTGATCGCGAGGCGGTCGCTGCGGTCGGCATGAGGGTTTGA
- the popD gene encoding type III secretion system translocon subunit PopD — protein MIDTQYSLAATQAAIPSEPIAPGAAGRSVGTPQAAADLPQVPAARADRVELNAPRQVLDPVRMEAAGSELDSSVELLLILFRIAQKARELGVLQRDNENQSIIHAQKAQVDEMRSGATLMIAMAVIAGVGALASAVVGSLGALKNGKAISQEKTLQKNIDGRNELIDAKMQALGKTSDEDRKIVGKVWAADQVQDSVALRAAGRAFESRNGALQVANTVIQSFVQMANASVQVRQGESQASAREGEVNATIGQSQKQKVEDQMSFDAGFMKDVLQLIQQYTQSHNQAWRAAAGVV, from the coding sequence ATGATCGACACGCAATATTCCCTGGCGGCTACCCAGGCCGCGATCCCCTCCGAGCCGATCGCTCCCGGCGCCGCCGGGCGTTCCGTCGGCACGCCGCAAGCGGCTGCGGACCTGCCGCAGGTGCCGGCCGCGCGGGCCGACCGGGTCGAACTGAACGCTCCGCGCCAGGTGCTCGACCCGGTGCGCATGGAAGCGGCCGGCAGCGAGCTGGACAGCAGCGTCGAGCTTCTGCTGATTCTCTTCCGCATCGCGCAGAAAGCGCGCGAGCTGGGCGTGCTCCAGCGCGACAACGAGAACCAGTCGATCATCCACGCGCAGAAGGCGCAGGTGGACGAGATGCGCAGCGGCGCCACGCTGATGATCGCCATGGCGGTGATCGCTGGCGTCGGCGCATTGGCCTCGGCGGTGGTCGGCAGCCTCGGCGCGTTGAAGAACGGCAAGGCCATCAGTCAGGAGAAGACCCTGCAGAAGAACATCGATGGGCGCAACGAACTGATCGACGCGAAGATGCAGGCGCTTGGCAAGACCTCCGACGAGGATCGCAAGATCGTCGGCAAGGTCTGGGCGGCGGACCAGGTGCAGGACAGTGTGGCGTTGCGTGCGGCGGGCCGTGCCTTCGAGAGCCGCAACGGCGCCCTGCAGGTGGCCAACACGGTGATCCAGTCCTTCGTCCAGATGGCCAACGCCTCGGTCCAGGTGCGCCAGGGCGAATCGCAGGCGAGCGCCCGGGAAGGAGAGGTCAACGCCACCATCGGGCAGAGCCAGAAGCAGAAGGTCGAGGACCAGATGAGCTTCGATGCCGGCTTCATGAAGGACGTCCTGCAGCTCATCCAGCAGTACACCCAGAGCCATAACCAGGCCTGGCGTGCGGCGGCCGGAGTGGTCTGA
- the popB gene encoding type III secretion system translocon subunit PopB, whose translation MNPITLERAGLPYGVADAGDIPALGRPVARDVESLRVERLAAPAAASASGTGVALTPPSAASQQRLEVANRAEIASLVQAVGEDVGLARQVVLAGASTLLSAGLMSPQAFEIELAKITGEVENQQKKLKLTEIEQARKQNLQKMEDNQQKIRESEEAAKEAQKSGLAAKIFGWISAIASIIVGAIMVATGVGAAAGALMIAGGVMGVVSQSVQQAAADGLISKEVMEKLGPALMGIEIAVALLAAVVSFGGSAVGGLARLGAKIGGKAAEMTASLASKVADLGGKFGSLAGQSLSHSLKLGVQVSDLTLDVANGAAQATHSRFQAKAANRQADVQESRADLTTLQGVIERLKEELSRMLEAFQEIMERIFAMLQAKGETLHNLSSRPAAI comes from the coding sequence ATGAATCCGATAACGCTTGAACGCGCCGGACTGCCCTACGGGGTGGCCGACGCCGGGGATATCCCGGCGCTCGGCAGGCCGGTCGCGAGGGATGTCGAGAGTCTGCGGGTGGAGCGCCTGGCGGCGCCGGCCGCGGCTTCCGCGAGCGGCACGGGGGTGGCGCTGACGCCGCCGTCCGCAGCCAGCCAGCAGCGCCTGGAGGTCGCCAATCGTGCGGAGATCGCCAGCCTGGTGCAAGCAGTGGGCGAGGATGTCGGACTGGCGCGGCAGGTTGTGCTGGCCGGCGCTTCGACGCTGTTGTCCGCCGGCCTGATGTCGCCGCAGGCGTTCGAGATCGAGCTGGCGAAAATCACCGGCGAAGTCGAGAACCAGCAGAAGAAACTCAAGCTGACCGAAATCGAGCAGGCGCGAAAGCAGAACCTGCAGAAGATGGAGGACAACCAGCAGAAGATCAGGGAATCGGAAGAAGCCGCGAAAGAAGCCCAGAAGTCCGGTCTGGCAGCCAAAATCTTTGGTTGGATCAGTGCAATAGCTTCGATCATCGTCGGCGCAATCATGGTGGCAACCGGCGTCGGCGCGGCCGCGGGTGCACTGATGATCGCGGGCGGTGTCATGGGAGTGGTCTCCCAGTCGGTACAGCAGGCAGCCGCGGACGGATTGATCAGCAAGGAAGTGATGGAAAAGCTCGGCCCGGCACTGATGGGTATCGAGATCGCCGTCGCGCTGCTGGCGGCGGTGGTCAGCTTCGGCGGCTCAGCGGTCGGCGGGCTGGCCAGGCTGGGCGCGAAGATCGGCGGCAAGGCGGCCGAGATGACCGCCAGCCTGGCGAGCAAGGTCGCCGACCTGGGCGGCAAGTTCGGCAGTTTGGCCGGCCAATCGCTGTCGCACTCGCTGAAACTCGGCGTGCAGGTTTCCGACCTGACCCTGGACGTCGCCAACGGCGCGGCCCAGGCCACTCATTCGAGATTCCAGGCGAAGGCCGCGAACCGCCAGGCCGACGTGCAGGAATCGCGTGCCGACCTGACCACCCTGCAGGGCGTGATCGAGCGCCTGAAGGAAGAGCTGAGCCGCATGCTGGAAGCATTCCAGGAAATCATGGAGCGGATCTTCGCCATGCTCCAGGCCAAGGGTGAAACCCTGCACAACCTGTCCAGCCGACCGGCAGCGATCTGA
- the pcrH gene encoding SycD/LcrH family type III secretion system chaperone PcrH codes for MNQQATPSDTDQQQALEAFLRDGGTLAMLRGLSEDTLEQLYALGFNQYQAGKWDDAQKIFQALCMLDHYDARYFLGLGACRQSLGLYEQALQSYSYGALMDINEPRFPFHAAECHLQLGDLDGAESGFYSARALAAAQPAHEALAARAGAMLEAVTARKDRAYESDNA; via the coding sequence ATGAACCAGCAAGCGACCCCTTCCGACACCGACCAGCAACAGGCGCTGGAGGCCTTCCTGCGCGACGGCGGCACCCTGGCGATGCTTCGCGGACTCAGCGAGGACACCCTGGAGCAGCTCTATGCGCTGGGCTTCAACCAGTACCAGGCGGGCAAGTGGGACGACGCGCAGAAGATCTTCCAGGCACTGTGCATGCTCGACCACTACGACGCCCGCTACTTTCTCGGTCTGGGCGCCTGCCGCCAGTCCCTCGGTCTCTATGAGCAGGCCCTGCAGAGCTACAGCTACGGCGCGCTGATGGACATCAACGAGCCGCGCTTTCCCTTCCATGCCGCCGAGTGCCACCTGCAACTGGGTGATCTCGACGGAGCCGAGAGTGGCTTCTACTCGGCCCGGGCCCTGGCCGCGGCACAGCCGGCGCACGAGGCCCTGGCCGCGCGTGCCGGCGCCATGTTGGAAGCCGTAACCGCGAGAAAGGATCGAGCATATGAATCCGATAACGCTTGA
- the pcrV gene encoding type III secretion system needle tip protein PcrV, whose product MEVRNLNAARELFLDELLAASAAPASAEQEELLALLRSERIVLAHAGQPLSEAQVLKALAWLLAANPSAPPGQGLEVLREVLQARRQPGAQWDLREFLVSAYFSLHGRLDEDVIGVYKDVLQTQDGKRKALLDELKALTAELKVYSVIQSQINAALSAKQGIRIDAGGIDLVDPTLYGYAVGDPRWKDSPEYALLSNLDTFSGKLSIKDFLSGSPKQSGELKGLSDEYPFEKDNNPVGNFATTVSDRSRPLNDKVNEKTTLLNDTSSRYNSAVEALNRFIQKYDSVLRDILSAI is encoded by the coding sequence ATGGAAGTCAGAAACCTTAATGCCGCTCGCGAGCTGTTCCTGGACGAGCTCCTGGCCGCGTCGGCGGCGCCTGCCAGTGCCGAGCAGGAGGAACTGCTGGCCCTGTTGCGCAGCGAGCGGATCGTGCTGGCCCACGCCGGCCAGCCGCTGAGCGAGGCGCAAGTGCTCAAGGCGCTCGCCTGGTTGCTCGCGGCCAATCCGTCCGCGCCTCCGGGGCAGGGCCTCGAGGTACTCCGCGAAGTCCTGCAGGCACGTCGGCAGCCCGGTGCGCAGTGGGATCTGCGCGAGTTCCTGGTGTCGGCCTATTTCAGCCTGCACGGGCGTCTCGACGAGGATGTCATCGGTGTCTACAAGGATGTCCTGCAGACCCAGGACGGAAAGCGCAAGGCGCTGCTCGACGAGCTCAAGGCGCTGACCGCGGAGTTGAAGGTCTACAGCGTGATCCAGTCGCAGATCAACGCCGCGCTGTCGGCCAAGCAGGGCATCAGGATCGACGCTGGCGGTATCGATCTGGTCGACCCCACGCTCTATGGCTATGCCGTCGGCGATCCCAGGTGGAAGGACAGCCCCGAGTATGCGCTGCTGAGCAATCTGGATACCTTCAGCGGCAAGCTGTCGATCAAGGATTTTCTCAGCGGCTCGCCGAAGCAGAGCGGGGAGCTCAAGGGCCTCAGCGATGAGTACCCCTTCGAGAAGGACAACAACCCGGTCGGCAATTTCGCCACCACGGTGAGCGACCGCTCGCGTCCGCTGAACGACAAGGTCAACGAGAAGACCACCCTGCTCAACGACACCAGCTCCCGCTACAACTCGGCGGTCGAGGCGCTCAACCGCTTCATCCAGAAATACGACAGCGTCCTGCGCGACATTCTCAGCGCGATCTAG
- the pcrG gene encoding LcrG family type III secretion system chaperone PcrG, which yields MDDMNEYTEDTLRATVQAAELAIRDSEERGRLLAEMWQGLGLAADAGELLFQAPERELARAAEEELLAELRRMRSSQPTQGEQGTRPRRPTPMRGLLI from the coding sequence ATGGACGACATGAACGAATACACCGAAGACACCCTGCGGGCGACCGTCCAGGCCGCCGAACTGGCGATTCGCGACAGCGAGGAACGCGGCCGCCTGCTGGCGGAAATGTGGCAAGGCCTGGGGCTTGCCGCGGACGCCGGCGAGCTGCTGTTCCAGGCGCCGGAGCGAGAGCTGGCGCGAGCCGCCGAAGAGGAGCTGCTGGCCGAACTGCGGCGCATGCGCAGTTCCCAGCCGACGCAGGGCGAGCAGGGTACCCGGCCGCGGCGTCCGACGCCGATGCGTGGCTTGTTGATCTGA
- the pcrR gene encoding LcrR family type III secretion system chaperone PcrR — MSADPLIPWFLARGLAVRPHCLRDTSIALGWQVLAHGCELAWRCDGERVWIVMLRRRQARSGLANPFAALYLLAEATLDTLGPRQRLYGKVLALAGSPLPGERMARFYRRWTGAAEPADGWFELEAGRVVTQRSLRKRQKPDRA; from the coding sequence GTGAGCGCCGATCCGCTGATTCCCTGGTTTCTCGCCCGCGGCCTGGCGGTGCGTCCGCATTGCCTGCGCGACACCTCGATCGCGCTCGGCTGGCAGGTCCTGGCCCATGGCTGCGAACTGGCCTGGCGCTGCGACGGCGAGCGGGTCTGGATCGTGATGTTGCGTCGGCGGCAGGCGCGCAGCGGATTGGCCAATCCATTCGCCGCGCTGTACCTGCTGGCGGAGGCCACGCTCGATACGCTGGGGCCGCGCCAGCGTCTCTACGGCAAGGTCCTGGCGCTGGCCGGCAGCCCACTGCCTGGCGAGCGCATGGCGCGCTTCTATCGCCGCTGGACCGGCGCCGCCGAGCCCGCCGACGGCTGGTTCGAGCTGGAGGCCGGGCGGGTGGTGACGCAGCGAAGCCTGCGAAAACGACAAAAACCCGACCGTGCCTGA
- the pcrD gene encoding SctV family type III secretion system export apparatus subunit PcrD — protein MNDLSGLLGRVGERKDILLVVLLLAVVFMMVLPLPPLLLDILIAVNITISVVLLMMSVYIGSPLQFSVFPAVLLITTLFRLALSVSTTRMILLQADAGQIVNTFGSFVVGGNLVVGIIIFLIITIVQFLVITKGAERVAEVSARFSLDAMPGKQMSIDGDMRAGVIDVNEARARRAVIEKESQMFGSMDGAMKFVKGDAIAGLIIIVVNILGGIAIGVTQKGLSTADALQLYAVLTVGDGMVSQVPALLIAITAGIIVTRVSSDESADLGSDIGEQVVAQPKALLIGGLLLVLFGLIPGFPTLTFLALALLVGGGGYFMLWRQRAQASAGSRDLPALLAQGAGAPSAKARGKAGGGKPKAGRLAEQEEFALTVPLLIDVDASLQERLEAMSLNEELVRVRRALYLDFGVPFPGIHLRFNEAMGDGEYLVQLQEVPVARGCLRPGWLLVRERAAQLELLAVPHEPAELQVPGEEASWVEQAHQDRLERSGCACLGLEQVLTWHLSHVLREYAEDFIGIQETRYLLEQMEQGYGELVKEAQRIVPLQRMTEILQRLVGEDISIRNMRAILEAMVEWGQKEKDVVQLTEYIRSSLKRYICYKYSSGNNILPAYLLDQAVEEQIRGGIRQTSAGSYLALDPAITQAFLERVRQTVGDLAQMQNRPVLIVSMDIRRYVRKLVESDYAGLPVLSYQELTQQINIQPLGRIVL, from the coding sequence ATGAACGACCTGAGCGGGCTTCTCGGCCGGGTCGGCGAGCGCAAGGACATCCTGCTGGTGGTGTTGCTGCTGGCGGTGGTGTTCATGATGGTGCTGCCGCTGCCACCGCTGCTGCTGGACATCCTCATCGCCGTCAACATCACCATCTCCGTGGTCCTGCTGATGATGTCGGTGTACATCGGCTCGCCGTTGCAGTTCTCGGTGTTCCCGGCGGTGCTGCTGATCACCACGCTGTTCCGCCTGGCGCTGTCGGTGAGCACCACGCGGATGATCCTGCTGCAGGCCGACGCGGGGCAGATCGTCAACACCTTCGGCAGCTTCGTGGTCGGCGGCAATCTGGTGGTGGGCATCATCATCTTCCTGATCATCACCATCGTGCAGTTCCTGGTGATCACCAAGGGTGCCGAGCGGGTCGCCGAGGTCAGCGCGCGCTTTTCCCTGGATGCCATGCCAGGCAAGCAGATGAGCATCGACGGCGACATGCGTGCCGGCGTGATCGATGTCAACGAGGCGCGGGCGCGGCGCGCGGTGATCGAAAAGGAAAGCCAGATGTTCGGCTCCATGGACGGCGCGATGAAGTTCGTCAAGGGCGACGCCATCGCCGGGCTGATCATCATCGTCGTCAACATCCTCGGCGGCATCGCCATCGGCGTCACGCAGAAGGGCCTGAGCACCGCCGACGCGCTGCAACTGTACGCGGTGCTGACCGTCGGCGATGGCATGGTCTCGCAGGTGCCGGCGTTGCTGATCGCCATCACCGCCGGGATCATCGTCACCCGGGTGTCTTCCGACGAATCGGCGGACCTCGGCAGCGACATCGGCGAACAGGTGGTGGCGCAGCCCAAGGCGCTGCTGATCGGCGGCCTGTTGCTGGTGCTGTTCGGCCTGATTCCCGGTTTCCCGACCCTGACCTTCCTGGCTCTCGCGCTGCTGGTCGGCGGCGGCGGCTACTTCATGCTCTGGCGCCAGCGGGCCCAGGCCAGCGCCGGTTCCCGCGACCTGCCGGCGCTGCTCGCGCAGGGCGCCGGAGCGCCATCGGCCAAGGCGCGTGGCAAGGCTGGCGGCGGCAAGCCGAAGGCCGGGCGTCTCGCCGAGCAGGAAGAATTCGCCCTCACCGTGCCGTTGCTGATCGACGTCGATGCCAGCCTCCAGGAACGTCTCGAGGCGATGTCGCTGAACGAGGAGCTGGTGCGGGTACGACGCGCGCTGTACCTGGATTTCGGCGTGCCGTTCCCGGGTATCCACTTGCGCTTCAATGAAGCGATGGGCGATGGCGAATACCTGGTGCAGCTACAGGAGGTCCCGGTCGCGCGCGGATGCCTGCGGCCGGGCTGGTTGCTGGTGCGCGAACGCGCCGCGCAGCTGGAACTGCTCGCGGTCCCCCACGAGCCGGCAGAGCTGCAGGTGCCGGGAGAAGAGGCGAGCTGGGTGGAGCAGGCGCATCAGGATCGCCTGGAGCGTTCCGGCTGTGCCTGCCTGGGCCTGGAGCAGGTGCTCACCTGGCACCTGTCCCATGTGCTGCGGGAGTACGCCGAGGATTTCATCGGCATCCAGGAGACGCGCTACCTGCTGGAGCAGATGGAGCAGGGTTACGGCGAGCTGGTGAAGGAGGCGCAGCGGATCGTTCCCCTGCAGCGGATGACCGAGATTCTCCAGCGCCTGGTCGGCGAGGACATCTCGATCCGCAACATGCGGGCGATCCTCGAGGCGATGGTGGAGTGGGGGCAGAAGGAGAAGGACGTGGTGCAGCTCACCGAGTACATCCGCAGCAGCCTCAAGCGCTACATCTGCTACAAGTACTCCAGCGGCAACAATATCCTTCCCGCCTATCTGCTGGACCAGGCGGTGGAGGAACAGATCCGCGGTGGCATCCGCCAGACCAGCGCCGGCAGCTACCTGGCCCTCGACCCGGCGATAACCCAGGCCTTCCTCGAGCGCGTGCGGCAGACCGTCGGCGATCTCGCGCAGATGCAGAACCGGCCGGTGCTGATCGTTTCCATGGATATCCGCCGCTACGTGCGCAAGCTGGTGGAGAGCGACTATGCCGGGCTGCCGGTGCTGTCCTACCAGGAGCTGACCCAGCAGATCAACATCCAGCCGCTTGGCAGGATCGTGTTGTGA
- the pscY gene encoding type III secretion system chaperone PscY, with product MTLKPTQQRLLLMLGWLHLQCGQPRRAQVLLEALLSVAPERRDGRRALLLALLQQGLGEPAVRLCRQLQEDGEEEPGLWRCLSRAEQLAGRLDAARAAHARALELEARE from the coding sequence ATGACGTTGAAACCGACGCAACAGCGCCTGTTGCTGATGCTGGGCTGGCTGCACCTGCAATGCGGCCAGCCGCGACGCGCCCAGGTGTTGCTGGAGGCCTTGCTGAGCGTTGCGCCGGAGCGCCGCGACGGGCGCCGCGCCTTGCTCCTGGCGTTGCTCCAGCAAGGCCTCGGCGAGCCCGCCGTGCGCCTGTGCCGGCAGTTGCAGGAGGATGGCGAGGAGGAGCCCGGTCTGTGGCGTTGCCTGAGCCGTGCCGAACAGCTCGCCGGGCGTCTCGACGCGGCGCGTGCCGCGCACGCCCGGGCGCTGGAGCTGGAGGCGCGGGAATGA
- the pscX gene encoding type III secretion system protein PscX, which translates to MSRVGAWHIGIERLDLAHAEPFAPPLPERHLLAPDGRPVETHVASLYPAQQAQQRLFDYARPQLELHGLLRPGDFRQALRDLRLALTLPRQPALQAAACLLGERDEDERLLQMALNLLHKV; encoded by the coding sequence ATGAGCCGGGTCGGTGCCTGGCACATCGGCATCGAACGACTCGACCTGGCGCATGCCGAGCCGTTCGCGCCGCCCCTGCCGGAGCGCCATCTGCTGGCGCCCGACGGCCGGCCGGTGGAGACCCACGTCGCCAGCCTGTATCCCGCGCAGCAGGCGCAACAGCGCCTGTTCGACTACGCCCGGCCCCAGCTGGAGTTGCACGGCCTGCTGCGCCCCGGCGACTTCCGCCAGGCGCTGCGCGATCTCCGTCTGGCCCTCACGCTGCCCCGCCAGCCGGCCCTGCAGGCCGCGGCCTGCCTGCTCGGCGAGCGCGATGAAGACGAGCGACTGCTGCAAATGGCCCTGAACCTGTTGCACAAGGTATGA